AACACAACAACCGATATAAACACCACCCTACAGTTCTCATCATATGAATTTATCGAATTCATctgaaaattttcagaaaattacCATTCTACTGAGATCACAGATGAGTTTTGTTATTTGTCTCACAACAGATAGTAGCATTAGTGGCCGAAAGTCAAAACTACAACAACATTGCAGCTTTTGTGTAATTGCACGTAAAATGCACAAGCCAGATGTACAATGTTTTTTAAAGGGGAAGCTCTGTTTCGTTATCTTTTGTGTTCATGGAGAGTATACACAGAccatgaggaagaaaaaaataagtagCCATAAATACAAGAATACCAAGGTCAGCTTCTTCACCCACTGCTGGCCGACGAGGATTTACCCAATATATCTGGCTTGCACACCATACACAGTACAGGCTAGCGATAATCCCCATAAGTTTCAGAGATTGATAGGATTTCTTCCTGATGGACTTAAGGGACTTCACTCTGCAAAGCAATCACATTTAAGTAACAGGAACCAATAAGTGTTCACAATCATGCTTCGAGAAAACTAAGTAAAATGGATCTTGGTGGGAGTAGAACCTGTTGATGTAAACAAAACCACAAATTAGGCAAATGCATAAGAAACCAACTACAACAACAGCATCAGGGTTGACAGGTGCACGGTTTTTCCACCAACCAGTGCTCAAAATCCAAGTATACATAGATGAATGGCCATTTTCCTGCAAGATGGAGAAATTTACCCCCTGGTTTACTACAAGGCTGATTCAAGTAAGAGTCTAGCATCTAGAGGAACACACAAATAACAATGAACATTCAACTTCAGATTTCcaataaatttgatgatttgaaatgCACAGTCAACCAAGCAAAACAGTGAGAATACATCTCTCATATCCCAAGAAGTATTATCATTCTTTTTTCAAACTGAGTCTTCATCATACACCTCATGCTAaaaatgaatagatttattttaaaagaatccgTTTGTAAAGAGTAAACTCCCCGAAAATTGTAACAAGTTTTACAGCTTAAAATGCCAGGTGTATGTTGAAGCCCATCATGGATATGAATGTATGCATGCATGTTAGTATGTACAAAAGTGCCTGCAAAACTACTGAAAGGATCGACATGGCATTCACTAAATCTCATGCAGAATGAAATCTCATGGAATGATAAGAAACTCAATTCACGTATACATGGTCAGCGCCATTTGAAGAAAGTCAAATAGCTTCAGCAACACACGACTAAGTTCTAAATCCCCGGGAGCATCATATGGTATGATCACATGGTAAAGCAGCTTACAATTTTAAATAACTGAAAAATCATCTCCACAAAGGAGGATATATCAACAGGATGATGTATTTGCTCTGACATTCTCGACAACACCCCAGGGCAAAATTAATACCTCAAACAAATGGTCCAGGAAAAAATGGGATAAAGAACCGGCAGATATCAACAGCAGACATTGCCTCCTAGTAAGGGGAGCCTGCACGAAATCAGACCAAGTTGAGGATTACTAAGGAGCAACTCAAGGGCGCAATCATGCCGAGAAAACCAGACGAGACTGATTGATCACCGAACAGCACTACGCTAAAGGGGGACTTAAAAGACCACCTTGGCACTTAGCGAGATTAAAACTCCATAAGGCCACTGACTTTACAACCTTTATATGACTAAACTCGACTCTCATCATGATATTCATAACCAAGAAACTTGCCCTTTCCCTTTTTGCCAAAATTCCGCCCCCCAATACATGAAATTACACAAATCTCTCAACAAATCAAACAACCCATCTCTCTTCACCGCTCTTCTACACGAATCGAAAGAGAAAACTCACCCCAGAGACAGAATCAAGAACGCCCTTTCGGAGCAGGACCTTGGAGAGCCAAGAATAGAGGAACGAGAGAGGCAAGCCGAGGATCAGCACGTAGTAGAAGGGGTCGTGGACGGCGTCGGCGAGGAGGGAGCCGAGGGGGCGGGCCAAGGCGAAGCCGGGGAGGTCGGCGAGGGTGGAGCCGAGCCACTCGGAGAAGGAGCCGATGTCGGGGCCGAAGAAGGCGTTGATGGCGTAGGCGAGCACGTGGTGGGGCGCGAACCGGCCGTTGGAGAGGGACGTCAGGGCGAGCCCCGAGCCCATGGCGTACATCAGGTGGGGCCCCGGCCCCGGCATTCTCGCCCCTCCCCCCAAGAGAGACACAGAGAGGGTAGTAGGGAACGAGGGTTTTGCAGGCGATTTGGCTTCTCTTCCCGAGAAAATATTGACTGCCATCTTGTACCCTCTTGTAGTCAGCacaacccccaaaaaaaaagaaaaaaacaataaaaaaggaGAGACCTGAAATGTTGACACGTGTCCAAAGTGATGCAAACGTCCGATCCCcctacactctctctctctctctctctcttttccctcccCTGCAAGCTCGAGGCGGTGAAGGCAACCTCGAGGCACTGCCTCCTCGTCCGATCGATGAACTTCGTGGTGGCGGACGCAATCTTGAGGCGGAGCCGTGCGGCGGTTCGTCCGACCGACGAGCCACGAGCCACAGCACTGATTCGGTGACGGCTCGCTGCCCCTACTGgctgtgctctctctctctctctctccaagtcACCATCGAACCCTCATCCAATGGACCACCGCGCggctccgcctccgccggtgCAAAGTTCGTCGGTCGGACGAGGGCTCTATGGGAGAGAGAGGGGccggcagagagagagagagacagctcAGAGAAAGAGGGCGTGCGGAgagtagaaagagagagaggagaggagattTAGCTCGTCGAAGTTAGGGGTGACACTATGGTTCACATCACCTTATTCCGGAAGACCGACCCTATTAACCGAGGGACTTTCAACCtccaaaatttttagaaaatgctGAATTATTTGCCATTCAAAACGTaactttcaaataaaaatcgacattgaaaaagttgaaaaccaaattcTAGGAACTAgttttgagctttcagcatttagCCAAATatcgaaatttaattttttttttccaaaattatccttactaattcttcaaattttttattttactcttattattattttttaaaatgccaaaataatgctaaaaaattaaatatatataaatgctaaaaaaaattaaatatattttggtcttttaaaaaatatttatatatttaatttttttagtattattgtcaaaatttatatttaaaaagttgaatatattatttttttcaattttaattaaaaaattaaaaaattctaatgaagggtttggtatttttaaaaaaattatatatatgtatgtatttgatttcttagcattattttcaaatttatatttaaaaagtcgcatacattattttttcaaatataaaaaattaaaaattaaaaaaatttcaacaaaggatttgatcttttttttaatatatatatatttaaaagttgcatacatcatttttttcaattttaagcaaataaaaattaaaaatttcaatgaagggtttggtcttttttaaaaaaaaaaaattatatatgtattcgattttttaagtattattgttaaaatttatgtttaaaaagttgaatcattatttttttcaattttaaacaaataaaatttgaaaaattaatattaatcaccaaaatagtttttcaaatgtgttttttgtcaaacaatatttctctcaaaattgCTTCTCAAAACGTAGTTTACCAAACGGTCTTTACATTTGCCTAAAATCCTCTAGGTTAAactattttacatttttccaatgagctttcaaaatactgaaccaaacacaccctaagcTTAAGATCGAAGATTAGACTTCAGTTCGAtcgattattattttgtttcattttttgtattccttaaaaGAACAAACATACTATTTCAAACTATATATCCATGAACAATCAAATTATAAACACCAATACATATTAAACATAAATATGAGACGAGGTAACAATAGaaattcacacttactaaaaGCAATAAACCAAAATAACAAACATGCAATGAGAGGAATAAAGGCAAGCAACAAGACGAGTGAATAGAGGTGAGCAAGGTCAAGGCAGACGAGCGAGGTCGAGGTTAGCgaagaaggttttttttttttttttttccgaattaGAGATGGGTTTTTAATTTACATGACAAAGTCGAAGAGAACATAAGAGGAGACGCTAAAATTTAGAGCAAACAAAAGCATTATATATATACGGGATTTATTCGGGTTAGACTAATCTTAAACTCCTAAGATCGAAAATCAACTCACATAGGGTTCAAAGATCCTAGATCGAAGGACTGATCCAATTCTCCTAAGAATCGAACTAGTTGGTTAGGTTCGGGTCAATCCAAACTTAAACTTGGACTAATGTTCACCCCCGATCAAAGTGAAAAGGCCTAAATAAGGAGCAGCCCCTTAAAAAGCTTCTAAAATGGTAAGAGGACAAGAATGAATAGGGAAAAAACGATTCTGGAACACATGAAGGTATATTTTGACGTAATTGTAAGTTttgctttgaaattttaaaattgtgcAAGTCAAGACTAGACAACGTTTTCGATGGGAGACCTTCTAAGAAAGTATTTACTTGTACGTCAAAAAACAAAATCGTGACGTCAGTATGAGATTGGCCAAAATAAATAACACCACGAATGAGTTAATATAGGATATCACATAGCTGACCTGACATGAACTTGGATCGGCCAGAGATCACGGGGATTTTGCGATGCACAGCGGAGCAGCTGATCTCGACCGCCGAATTCCGTCCACATAAGCATATCCCCGCACGCTCGCTCGGCAATTACCGAACTGCCCTTCCTCGTCATCACTCACGCTCGGGCGGAAATATCGCTCCCCCCCTGCGATCCCCTGTTTCGGTTCAGCTACAGCGTAACCTTTCGTCCTCCCGACAGCACCCAAAAAGAAGGTACAGACAAGAGCTCTCACCTactggagagagaagagatagagagagaaagaggagagagagaatccatgGAATTGGAAGAATTGGAATCGCCCGCTTCGTCGAGGCGCAACAAGGAAGCAGATCCGATGATGATCGAAGAAGGGCTGTCCTCCCCGGGCcacgccgcctcctcctccgccctctgCTGCAACGACTGCTTCGGCTTCCGCCGCCCCGGCCGCCGCGCCGCCCGgccgtcctcctcctcgtccagCTTCTGGGAGCGCATCGGCTCGTCCCACTTCGACCGCCGGTGGTGGGCGCCGGGGCTCCGGGTCCTCATGAAGCTCCGGGAGTGGTCGGAGGTCGTCGCCGGCCCAAGGTGGAAGACCTTCATCCGGCGGTTCAGCCGGAGCCGGAGCATCGGCGCGGCCGGGGGAGCCCACGACCAGTACAGGCACGGCGGCAGGTTCAACTACGACCCCATGAGCTACGCCCTCAACTTCGACGAGGGCCCCGGGCACGACCCCCACCACCTCGACGACGAGGACTACTTCCGCCGCTACCGGAACTTCTCCGTCCGGAACGGGCCGgccgccggcggcgagggcccggcGGCGGGGAAGAGCAAGGACGGGATGGCGGTGGCTGCATGACGGGGTCCCAACTCCCCACGACCCGCCGTCGTGGGGGGTTGGACCCCGTGACGTCACTTGGCTGCTTGATATTTATACACCCCCTTTTTTCTGGATTGTAAAGTGATTGTCGTTTTGAGTGGGTCAGTGTTGTCGTTTTATGCTCGCAGCGTACGGAATGGCTCTGTAAATGGTAGCTTGCACGTAGGAGTGAAGTCGCGTCTTCCGCGcatttgatttgaaaaagttCCGTGCACGTATTACTCAattgtttttttggtaaacGTATTACTCAATTGTTTCTTCTTGTAATGAGCAAaaacttgtgtttttttttttttttgttcttttttttttttttttaaatttatacaagaaaactatataaaaattctTACTTGTGTGGAATGAAATGGAAGAGCAAAATTGTCTTACTTATTTTTTATACCTTCTTCCCCCGTTTGGTTTATCTAATCGACGAATTGGCGACCAATCGCACCCAATAACTCCAAAACTTGCCAAGGTGGTTGAAATATAATAGCATCCATGCAATAGTATAAGGATAAGCATGTCATAGAGAATTCGATACCGCGTTTCTGGATTATATACGTGAATCGATTGCTTGACCACATAGAGGCGAGTAATTAGTAACTTGATACATGCAACAGATGATGCTAAGCGAGGGATTTCTTCCTGTTCACTGATCTTATGGTGAGCAGCACATCCCCCACGATCCACGGGAAGCTCAAGAAATTGAAGCTTCCGTGGACGAAGGATGGATGGTAAGTGACGTGGTACCACGCCGAGGCCAGGCGCTCCCTCTCACTCGCCTCGCACCCGCTCTCGAACCATCCTTTGACCTCTTTATGCAGGTTCTTCACCGACAGCGAGATCCGGTCCTTCATGTCCCCGTATTTCCTGTTGTCCCTCTGCAGATATATGGCGCGGTTCCGTAGGTTGCCGGTCAAGATTTCGTCCTCGCTCTCTGCCCCGTAGAAACGCATCAGCTCGCTCAGTTTCTCCATGTACTTGTCCCTGTGAGTGACTGCCCGGTCGATGAATGCCTCAAAACCATCGACTTCCAGATCATGATCGTAATACTCTCGAGCGGTTTCGTCCGACCAGATGATTTTTGACTTCTCCAACGATAACTCAAGCGTCGCGCGATAGAGCTTTCCAAGCACATTAGTAGATGTGTACATTGGCTTGTCTACTCTCTCCATAAAATCTGGAAATTCTCTCGGCTTCAAAACCCTCGGCATCTCAGCCGGTGCACCAGTCTTTGCAAAGTCAACAGCCATAGAGTGAAGAGTCGCCAACTGTAGACACTTCTCGCTCCGGGCCTTTTCTTGTTCACGGTCAGCATGAACCAAATGTGCGGTTGAGATGGCACCCAGCGTGTCGTTGATCATGTAGTCGACGAAGAATTTATGAATTTCCTGAAAATAATCGGTAATGCTAAAGAAAGGACACTGCAAACCCTATGAGAAAACAAACTCTGAGACGCTCACCTCCAGTGTCACATCATGATCCATTATGCGCGGTCTCCTCCCAGTATAATCCATTGGAGTTTCAGTATGCGACGGGATGATATCTTCATCCCAACTGATAAAGAACAGGTCTCCATCCAGATCGCCACCAGAGCACTCATTAGGATGAGGCCTGTCGAAAAACGTTATAAGCCCAATATAAACATGCATGGTGAGCAAAATCGCAATTATCTAATGCAGAAGAGTATAACATAGATACGCAGCCACTCAGACCTTTCTCCTTTCCGAGGGAAGATGATGCAATCGACCAGGCCTGATTCTTCCAATTCCACCTCAAAGACAGCCTTGAGGACTCTGATATCCCCAGGATGAAGGCAAGGGTTTTTGGTGACAACTACCTTCCCTATTACTGCTGCTGTAGTCTCATCAACCTTCCGGAAAAATCTTTGCTCCCCACTTTCTAGCTCTGCTTTTGTCATGGTAACTCGGACATAAACTTGGCCATAGTCAAGGATTCCGGCCTCATCCAGACAGCCAAGCAAGATCCGGCCCTTTGGGATGTGAATGCGACACCTGCTCTTCAATTCTGACAGCTGAATCTCGTGATGTGCTCGAAGCATCATCAGAAGGTAAGGATCCGCAGTTGGTTCATATCCTGCGAGTAACATTTTGGCTATAATGTTTCTGCGGTCTGCACCACTCAAGCTCTCCAGCACACTTAAAGCAGCCTCCCTGTCGGTTAACATTTTCCCGAGAATAAGCAACTGTTTCTGTTGCATAGCCTCAAATTTTTCATCCTCTACTTCAAGAGTGGAAAGAAGAGTAATGATCTCCCTGTTAAGATAGCATGGCAACGAGTTGCTCCACTGAGTAACATTAAGCATCCTGTTAGATGACTCAAATTTACGCATGCTCTCACGAAGAGAGAGCTTACGGAAGGAACGGCGGTCAACAGCAATAACACCTTTATAGCCACCATATCGGATTTGAAAGGCTGAAGGACTGTCAGTCAAGCCACACTTCTGAGCGACTTGCCTAGCAAAAGATTGAGAGATCTTTCCAATCCCATCTGAGAAACAGAAGTCAAATCCTCTGGTATTGACCTCAATATCAGGAATGATCTCCACATCATGTGCAGGGACAACCATAGTCTGTACAGAAGAGCTGAACATTTGACCCATCCTTGCTGCACACTTGGACACACTTCGGATTTTGTTGAAGCAGCCCATCCATTCTCTAATCTGTTCTGCAGTCACCTCGTCATTGGAAGCAAACATCCAGACGGAGTTTGACCGAAGTTGACTAGCTGAGAAAGCAAGAAATTGAAACTTCTTCTTGCCAATCACAATACCTTCACGAAGAACAGTCAATATACGGTGATATATTCCagtcctcaaaggttttgaaaaAATGCCTTGCTGAGTACTGGTAGATAAGGCATTCGGGGAATTTTGCTCCAATCTTCTTCGACGAAAGAAACTCTCAGAAAATCAGAAGAATGTGATGCGAAGTTCTTCACCACGTAGTTAGATGTCTCCAGCTCAGGACCTAAGCAATAAATCTTTGTTGGAGTAATAAAGGCTCTGTGACAGAACATTACATTGCTGTCCGTTAACCTTCTGAGAGCGGATGAAGGAAGATTTTTGCCATCTCTCTTAAGGACATGTAACTGGGTCTTCACAAATGGCACGGGATCATAACAAGTGGATGTAAGCTTGTGCAGCTTCTGGAGAACCAAGACAGCAGTGTCGACATCCAAAGTACTAAGGATGTCGGTTAGCTCATATGCACCAGCCAGACTGATTTTCTGGGTATGAACAAGAGAATTAAGTTGGAACACAATCTCATAGTCTAACTTAGGACCAGAGTCACATTCCAGGAGTGGGACTATCTCAGATGCAGAATGAAATTCCTCACCTTCTTCTAGAGTAAGATCAATTGTTCCTTCCTTATAATACGGAAAACTTGCAAAAACATCTGAAGCTGGTACTTGTAGCCCTTCATCAACTTCCCAACAAAAAGTAGTTGATTGACCAATTGCCTTCACATTAGAAAAGTCTGTTGTGCGGAcccaaagaaaattgaaatcatCTTTGTAGATATGGTATCGATCAGGACTAAACTTCGAG
The sequence above is drawn from the Eucalyptus grandis isolate ANBG69807.140 chromosome 11, ASM1654582v1, whole genome shotgun sequence genome and encodes:
- the LOC104426278 gene encoding uncharacterized protein LOC104426278 isoform X2, with product MAVNIFSGREAKSPAKPSFPTTLSVSLLGGGARMPGPGPHLMYAMGSGLALTSLSNGRFAPHHVLAYAINAFFGPDIGSFSEWLGSTLADLPGFALARPLGSLLADAVHDPFYYVLILGLPLSFLYSWLSKVLLRKGVLDSVSGENGHSSMYTWILSTGWWKNRAPVNPDAVVVVGFLCICLICGFVYINRVKSLKSIRKKSYQSLKLMGIIASLYCVWCASQIYWVNPRRPAVGEEADLGILVFMATYFFLPHGLCILSMNTKDNETELPL
- the LOC104426278 gene encoding uncharacterized protein LOC104426278 isoform X1 gives rise to the protein MAVNIFSGREAKSPAKPSFPTTLSVSLLGGGARMPGPGPHLMYAMGSGLALTSLSNGRFAPHHVLAYAINAFFGPDIGSFSEWLGSTLADLPGFALARPLGSLLADAVHDPFYYVLILGLPLSFLYSWLSKVLLRKGVLDSVSGAPLTRRQCLLLISAGSLSHFFLDHLFEENGHSSMYTWILSTGWWKNRAPVNPDAVVVVGFLCICLICGFVYINRVKSLKSIRKKSYQSLKLMGIIASLYCVWCASQIYWVNPRRPAVGEEADLGILVFMATYFFLPHGLCILSMNTKDNETELPL
- the LOC104426279 gene encoding uncharacterized protein LOC104426279; its protein translation is MELEELESPASSRRNKEADPMMIEEGLSSPGHAASSSALCCNDCFGFRRPGRRAARPSSSSSSFWERIGSSHFDRRWWAPGLRVLMKLREWSEVVAGPRWKTFIRRFSRSRSIGAAGGAHDQYRHGGRFNYDPMSYALNFDEGPGHDPHHLDDEDYFRRYRNFSVRNGPAAGGEGPAAGKSKDGMAVAA
- the LOC104426281 gene encoding LOW QUALITY PROTEIN: RNA-dependent RNA polymerase 2 (The sequence of the model RefSeq protein was modified relative to this genomic sequence to represent the inferred CDS: inserted 3 bases in 3 codons) translates to MGGAVVERPTLRVSNIPLTVTAHDLLRFLESALGPASVYAIDIFTERKNWKPRGSGRVQFASLRHRDLAXRRPLVLRSHALALSPAHDDIXPRPLHDRHRLDAGSLRAGFPKGPARLCELARWGRVRVWLMPERRRVEFWVWVEGECYKLEVGFDDVVESVGCCLGGDGGDCGDGGNGRKPNALLLTFNRGPRIYKRISGSDVTSKFSPDRYHIYKDDFNFLWVRTTDFSNVKAIGQSTTFCWEVDEGLQVPASDVFASFPYYKEGTIDLTLEEGEEFHSASEIVPLLECDSGPKLDYEIVFQLNSLVHTQKISLAGAYELTDILSTLDVDTAVLVLQKLHKLTSTCYDPVPFVKTQLHVLKRDGKNLPSSALRRLTDSNVMFCHRAFITPTKIYCLGPELETSNYVVKNFASHSSDFLRVSFVEEDWSKIPXNALSTSTQQGIFSKPLRTGIYHRILTVLREGIVIGKKKFQFLAFSASQLRSNSVWMFASNDEVTAEQIREWMGCFNKIRSVSKCAARMGQMFSSSVQTMVVPAHDVEIIPDIEVNTRGFDFCFSDGIGKISQSFARQVAQKCGLTDSPSAFQIRYGGYKGVIAVDRRSFRKLSLRESMRKFESSNRMLNVTQWSNSLPCYLNREIITLLSTLEVEDEKFEAMQQKQLLILGKMLTDREAALSVLESLSGADRRNIIAKMLLAGYEPTADPYLLMMLRAHHEIQLSELKSRCRIHIPKGRILLGCLDEAGILDYGQVYVRVTMTKAELESGEQRFFRKVDETTAAVIGKVVVTKNPCLHPGDIRVLKAVFEVELEESGLVDCIIFPRKGERPHPNECSGGDLDGDLFFISWDEDIIPSHTETPMDYTGRRPRIMDHDVTLEEIHKFFVDYMINDTLGAISTAHLVHADREQEKARSEKCLQLATLHSMAVDFAKTGAPAEMPRVLKPREFPDFMERVDKPMYTSTNVLGKLYRATLELSLEKSKIIWSDETAREYYDHDLEVDGFEAFIDRAVTHRDKYMEKLSELMRFYGAESEDEILTGNLRNRAIYLQRDNRKYGDMKDRISLSVKNLHKEVKGWFESGCEASERERLASAWYHVTYHPSFVHGSFNFLSFPWIVGDVLLTIRSVNRKKSLA